One region of Phragmites australis chromosome 18, lpPhrAust1.1, whole genome shotgun sequence genomic DNA includes:
- the LOC133899329 gene encoding uncharacterized protein LOC133899329 — MDGSKYRSKGYAMAHAGRKLHCVLLLLLALAAAALSVVALQKVREQRGFAGLLLERDRQFVSLRISLQKEKAFNREMKRKVEELKVTASSLRTQKADQKTKLKGLEATIANLRATQKGLEAALTDKEGRINQMEEKVTNLKNTKKELEAALTEKENRIKQMEEKATSVKNTQKEPEAVLRERDRRISQMEDKATGSNPDLMAALMEILQRKEAELEEIKTRFQDNKIRDRTGVSSKSTPAQINNASATPAIAVAEKSTNSSTAIPAKSEENRSANTTVVEGKQPRARSLEEKGVNFTTNMEDEGIQGKVNDFDEVIDDVYGESPPKKSGVPRRKKKFLTNNQVNSQEDELDGIRQLWNSLHQDSDRVRYNKLLEKENAKAADEIKKKNNADGNLEKTTKDSLTDADHNRPKQAVEEMTDAADVKHNINISVNSDEAKQQNRKEKKKRFKSKRKKVTDIAATNVYGEVAKQRMPDATSISE, encoded by the exons ATGGATGGGAGCAAGTACAGATCAAAGGGCTACGCCATGGCCCACGCCGGCAGGAAGCTCCATTGcgtgctcctgctgctgctggcccTCGCGGCCGCCGCGCTGAGCGTCGTCGCCCTGCAAAAGGTGAGGGAGCAGCGCGGCTTTGCCGGGCTTCTCCTGGAACGCGACCGGCAGTTCGTCTCCCTCCGCATCTCCCTCCAG AAAGAGAAGGCATTTAACAGAGAGATGAAGAGGAAGGTGGAAGAACTGAAAGTCACGGCATCTTCGCTAAGAACACAGAAGGCAGACCAGAAAACCAAGCTCAAGGGACTGGAAGCCACAATCGCAAATCTCAGGGCCACTCAAAAAGGACTGGAGGCAGCTCTCACAGACAAAGAAGGCCGCATCAACCAAATGGAAGAGAAGGTCACAAATCTcaagaacactaaaaaagaaCTGGAAGCAGCTCTCACGGAGAAAGAGAACCGAATCAAACAAATGGAAGAGAAGGCCACAAGTGTTAAGAACACTCAAAAAGAACCGGAAGCAGTTCTCAGGGAGAGAGACAGACGCATCAGCCAAATGGAAGATAAGGCCACAGGTTCAAACCCTGATCTGATGGCAGCTCTGATGGAAATCCTGCAGCGAAAGGAAGCTGAACTCGAAGAGATCAAAACCAGGTTCCAAGATAACAAGATAAGAGACAGAACGGGCGTGAGCAGTAAGAGCACTCCTGCGCAAATCAACAATGCAAGTGCAACACCTGCCATTGCGGTAGCCGAAAAGTCTACGAACTCCAGCACGGCAATCCCCGCCAAATCTGAAGAAAATAGATCTGCCAATACTACAGTTGTAGAGGGTAAGCAGCCGAGAGCGAGATCTTTAGAAGAAAAGGGGGTAAATTTCACAACTAACATGGAAGATGAGGGCATACAAGGCAAGGTAAATGACTTCGATGAAGTTATCGATGATGTTTACGGAGAAAGTCCTCCAAAAAAATCTGGAGTTcctaggaggaagaagaagtttCTGACCAACAATCAAGTGAACAGCCAAGAAGACGAACTGGATGGCATCAGACAGTTATGGAACTCCCTACATCAGGACAGTGACCGCGTCCGATACAATAAGCTGCTGGAGAAGGAAAATGCTAAAGCTGCTGATGAaattaagaagaagaacaatgctgATGGTAACTTGGAGAAGACAACCAAAGATAGCTTAACCGATGCCGACCATAATAGACCGAAACAAGCTGTGGAAGAGATGACGGATGCTGCAGATGTGAAGCACAATATTAACATATCAGTAAACAGCGATGAGGCAAAACAACAAaacaggaaggagaaaaagaaaaggtttaaATCCAAAAGGAAGAAGGTGACTGATATCGCAGCTACTAATGTTTATGGAGAAGTTGCTAAACAAAGGATGCCGGATGCCACATCGATCTCAGAATGA
- the LOC133898858 gene encoding vacuolar sorting protein 18-like, translated as MDAAAVQLFSVDPLERHAARGHGAITSMATGSDVIVLGTSRGWLVRHDFSLEDAHDLDLGGGRSGDHAVHRVFLDPGGKHCIATVVHPGGAETYYHHARWPRPKVLPRLRGLLVNAVAWNRQSITEASTKEVILGTESGQIFEMVADEADKREKYVKPLFELTEQKEGIKGLQMETAVVGNVSRCYVMAVTPTRLYSFTGIGSLETVFASYSGRAIHFMELPGEIPNSELHFFIKQRRAKHFGWLSGAGIYHGELNFGAQHSSTSGDENFVENKGFFDYSKLGDSGIKPWSFALSEFHFLVLIGDKIKVVNRISQRIVEELVVDNTPETSRGIIGLCSDASTGLFYAYDESSIFQISTSDEGRDMWQVYLDMNNYAAALSHCRNPFQRDQVYLVQADAAFAAKEYYIAASFFAKMNYILSFEEISLKFISIGEQDALRTFLLRRLDNLTKDDKMQITMISTWVTELYLDKINRLLLEDNTGTTTNAVAEPNNSEYRSIVNEFRAFLSDSKDVLDEATTMRLLESYGRVDELVYFAGLKEQYEIVVHHYIQQGEARKSLEVLQRHNVPVDLVYKFAPDLIMLDAYETVESWMMARNKLNPGKLIPAMMRYVSEPHAKNETHEVIKYLEFCVKDLDNEDPGVHNLLLSLYAKKEDESRLLQFLDTKFGKGQTNDPDFFYDPKYALRLCLQEKRMRACVRIYSMMSMHEEAVALALKVDLELAKAEADKVEDDEELRKKLWLKVAKHVIEQEKGVKRENIKKAIEFLSETNNLLKIEDILPFFPDFVLIDDFKEEICKSLKDYNSQIEQLKQEMDDATRGADNIRSDICALAQRYTVIDREQDCGVCRRKILTVGGLHQVGRSYTSVGHMAPFYVFPCGHAFHANCLIAHVTRCSSQVQAERILDLQKRLSLMDRKAAKDNGANVNGESIMSTTPVDKLRSQLDDAVASECPFCGDMMIKEISQPFILPEESEEKASWEIKPQPAAQKILPMTMSI; from the exons ATGGACGCCGCCGCTGTACAGCTCTTCTCCGTGGACCCCCTGGAGCGCCACGCCGCGCGGGGCCACGGCGCCATCACCTCCATGGCCACCGGCAGCGACGTCATCGTCCTCGGCACCTCCCGTGGCTGGCTCGTCCGCCACGACTTCTCCTTAGAGGATGCCCACG ATCTTGACCTCGGGGGCGGCCGCTCCGGCGACCACGCGGTGCACCGGGTGTTCCTGGACCCCGGAGGCAAGCACTGCATCGCCACGGTGGTCCACCCGGGCGGCGCCGAGACGTACTACCACCACGCCAGGTGGCCGCGCCCCAAGGTGCTCCCCCGCCTCCGCGGCCTCCTCGTCAATGCCGTCGCCTGGAACCGCCAATCCATCACCGAAG CATCGACCAAGGAGGTGATCTTGGGCACGGAGAGTGGGCAGATCTTTGAGATGGTTGCGGATGAGGCCGACAAGAGGGAGAAGTACGTGAAGCCGCTCTTCGAACTCACTGAGCAAAAAGAGGGCATCAAGGGTCTGCAG ATGGAGACTGCTGTGGTTGGAAATGTCTCAAGGTGCTATGTCATGGCTGTCACGCCGACGCGGCTTTACTCGTTCACCGGCATTGGTTCACTAGAA ACTGTTTTTGCTAGCTATTCTGGTCGTGCCATACACTTTATGGAGCTCCCAGGAGAAATACCTAATAG TGAATTACATTTCTTTATCAAGCAAAGAAGGGCTAAACACTTTGGGTGGCTTTCTGGAGCTGGAATTTATCATGGTGAACTTAATTTTGGAGCACAACACAG CTCTACTAGTGGAGATGAGAACTTCGTGGAAAATAAAGGTTTCTTTGACTACTCAAAATTGGGAGATTCTGGCATTAAACCATGGTCATTTGCATTGTCTGAATTCCATTTTCTGGTTCTGATTGGGGACAAGATTAAg GTAGTGAACAGAATCAGTCAACGAATAGTGGAGGAACTTGTAGTTGATAATACTCCAGAAACTTCAAGAGGGATCATTGGACTTTGTAGTGATGCATCGACAGGACTTTtctatgcatatgatgaaaGCTCTATATTCCAG ATTTCCACTTCTGATGAGGGTCGTGATATGTGGCAAGTTTACTTGGATATGAATAATTATGCCGCTGCTTTATCCCATTGTCGTAATCCTTTTCAGAGGGACCAGGTCTATCTAGTGCAG GCCGATGCTGCATTTGCTGCAAAAGAGTATTACATAGCAGCTTCCTTCTTTGCAAAG ATGAATTATATCCTATCATTTGAGGAGATCAGCTTGAAATTTATATCAATAGGTGAGCAG GATGCTCTCAGAACTTTCTTATTGCGAAGGCTCGATAACCTCACCAAAGATGACAAGATGCAGATTACGATGATCTCAACTTGGGTTACTGAGCTGTACTTAGACAAG ATTAATCGCCTACTGTTGGAAGATAACACTGGCACAACTACAAATGCAGTAGCGGAGCCTAATAACTCGGAATATCGTTCAATAGTAAATGAATTCCGTGCATTTCTTAGTGATAGCAAAGATGTATTAGATGAAGCAACAACAATGAGACTATTGGAAAG TTATGGGAGAGTGGATGAGCTGGTGTACTTTGCCGGTTTGAAGGAGCAATATGAAATTGTGGTTCATCATTACATTCAG CAAGGAGAAGCAAGAAAATCACTGGAAGTGCTTCAACGGCACAATGTTCCAGTAGACCTTGTG TATAAATTTGCCCCAGATTTAATCATGTTAGATGCTTATGAAACTGTTGAATCATGGATGATGGCGAGAAACAAGTTGAATCCAGGGAAGCTTATACCAGCAATGATGCGTTATGTGAGCGAACCGCATGCCAA GAATGAAACACATGAGGTTATTAAATACTTGGAATTTTGTGTGAAAGATTTGGACAATGAGGACCCTGGAGTGCATAATTTGTTGCTATCACTATATGCCAAGAAG GAGGATGAGTCCCGGCTTTTGCAATTTCTGGACACCAAGTTTGGTAAAGGACAAACAAATGACCCTGACTTCTTTTATGATCCCAAGTATGCTCTCCGCCTATGTCTTCAGGAGAAGAGAATGCGTGCTTGTGTTCGTATTTACAGCATGATGTCCATGCATGAGGAAGCTGTGGCACTTGCTTTGAAG GTGGACTTAGAACTTGCAAAGGCAGAAGCGGACAAAgtagaagatgatgaagagCTTAGGAAGAAGCTGTGGCTCAAGGTTGCGAAGCATGTCATTGAGCAAGAGAAAGGAGTCAAGAGAGAGAATATAAAGAAAGCAATAGAATTCCTTTCAGAGACCAATAACTTGTTGAAGATTGAGGATATCTTGCCATTTTTCCCAGACTTCGTATTGATTGACGACTTCAAA GAGGAAATCTGCAAATCTCTCAAGGACTATAACAGCCAGATTGAGCAGCTGAAACAGGAGATGGATGATGCGACACGTGGTGCTGACAACATCAGAAGTGATATCTGTGCACTCGCTCAGAGATACACTGTAATTGATCGTGAGCAGGATTGCGGG GTTTGCCGGCGCAAAATATTGACTGTTGGAGGGTTACACCAGGTCGGAAGAAGCTATACATCTGTTGGACACATGGCCCCCTTCTATGTGTTTCCCTGTGGACACGCCTTCCATGCAAATTGTTTGATTGCCCATGTAACTCGTTGCAGTAGCCAGGTGCAA GCTGAGAGAATATTGGACCTTCAGAAGCGCCTCAGCTTGATGGACAGGAAAGCAGCAAAAGACAATGGGGCAAATGTGAATGGTGAATCTATTATGAGCACAACCCCAGTTGATAAG CTGAGGTCACAGTTGGATGATGCTGTAGCAAGTGAGTGCCCCTTCTGTGGCGATATGATGATCAAAGAGATTTCACAGCCGTTCATCCTCCCTGAAGAATCGGAAGAAAAGGCTTCATGGGAAATCAAACCGCAACCAGCAGCTCAGAAGATTCTCCCGATGACTATGTCTATATGA
- the LOC133899461 gene encoding sugar transport protein MST5-like, whose translation MAGGVVVNAAGGKTYPGRMTAFVFFTCLVASSGGLIFGYDIGISGGVTSMDSFLSEFFPSVYAKAKASTDTNQYCKFDSQLLTLFTSSLYLAALTTSFVAAWVTRVFGRKWSMFCGGITFLMGSALNGAATDVLMLILGRILLGVGVGFANQSVPLYLSEMAPAKLRGMLNIGFQLMTTIGILAANLINYATVGIEGGWGWRIGLGLAGVPAAVITLGALALPDTPNSLIARGYTDDAKAVLVKIRGTDDVHDEFDDMVAASEEARAIEHPWRNILERKYRPQLTVAVLIPFFQQLTGINVIMFYAPVLFLTIGFAGDASLMSAVITGLVNMFATVVSIVSVDRLGRRALFLQGGTQMFISQIVVGTLIALQFGTAGVGEMSRSYAMLLVLFICLYVAGFAWSWGPLGWLVPSEVFSLEIRSAGQSIAVCVNMLLTFIIGQSFLTLLCHLKFGLFYFFAGWMLVMTTFVALFLPETKGVPIEEMNLVWSRHWFWGKYVAAADHAGDNRRTNSV comes from the coding sequence ATGGCAGGCGGCGTGGTAGTGAACGCGGCCGGGGGCAAGACGTACCCCGGCCGCATGACGGCGTTCGTCTTCTTCACCTGCCTCGTGGCCTCCTCGGGCGGGCTCATCTTCGGCTACGACATCGGCATCTCCGGCGGCGTCACGTCCATGGACTCGTTCCTCAGCGAGTTCTTCCCCTCGGTGTACGCCAAGGCCAAGGCGAGCACGGACACCAACCAGTACTGCAAGTTCGACAGCCAGCTGCTGACGCTCTTCACCTCGTCGCTCTATCTGGCGGCGCTGACGACGTCGTTCGTGGCGGCGTGGGTCACGCGGGTGTTCGGCCGCAAGTGGTCCATGTTCTGCGGCGGGATCACCTTCCTGATGGGCTCCGCGCTCAACGGCGCTGCCACCGACGTGCTCATGCTCATCCTGGGCCGCATCCtgctcggcgtcggcgtcggcttCGCCAACCAATCCGTGCCGCTCTACCTGTCGGAGATGGCACCGGCGAAGCTCCGCGGCATGCTCAACATCGGCTTCCAGCTCATGACCACCATCGGCATCCTCGCCGCGAACCTGATCAACTACGCGACGGTGGGCATCGAGGGCGGCTGGGGCTGGCGCATCGGGCTCGGGCTCGCCGGCGTGCCGGCGGCCGTCATCACGCTGGGCGCGCTCGCGCTGCCCGACACGCCCAACTCCCTGATCGCCCGCGGCTACACCGACGACGCAAAGGCGGTGCTGGTCAAGATCCGCGGCACCGACGACGTGCACGACGAGTTCGATGACATGGTGGCCGCCAGCGAGGAGGCCCGCGCGATTGAGCACCCATGGCGCAACATCCTGGAGCGCAAGTACCGGCCCCAGCTCACTGTGGCCGTGCTGATCCCCTTCTTCCAGCAGCTCACCGGCATCAACGTCATCATGTTCTACGCGCCCGTGCTGTTCCTCACCATCGGCTTCGCGGGCGACGCGTCGCTCATGTCCGCCGTCATCACGGGGCTCGTCAACATGTTCGCCACCGTGGTGTCCATCGTCTCCGtcgaccgcctcggccgccgcgcgcTGTTCCTGCAGGGCGGCACGCAGATGTTCATCTCCCAGATCGTCGTCGGCACGCTCATCGCGCTCCAGTTCGGCACCGCCGGCGTCGGCGAGATGTCCCGGTCCTACGCCATGCTGCTGGTGCTCTTCATCTGCCTCTACGTCGCCGGGTTCGCGTGGTCGTGGGGGCCCCTCGGGTGGCTCGTCCCCTCCGAGGTGTTCTCTCTGGAGATCCGGTCGGCGGGGCAGAGCATCGCCGTGTGCGTTAACATGCTGCTCACCTTCATCATCGGCCAGTCCTTCCTCACCTTGCTCTGCCACCTCAAGTTCGGCCTCTTCTACTTCTTCGCTGGGTGGATGCTCGTCATGACCACCTTCGTCGCGCTCTTCCTGCCGGAGACCAAGGGGGTGCCCATCGAGGAGATGAACCTCGTCTGGAGCCGGCACTGGTTCTGGGGAAAGTACGTCGCCGCGGccgaccacgccggcgacaaCCGAAGAACCAACAGCGTCTAG
- the LOC133899401 gene encoding diacylglycerol kinase 1-like: MEWETVTVVGSCSKPCGPLEEYCIPDYILKPDAEQVLVEHAPLCPVVVFINSRSGGQLGSSLIKTYREVLNEAQVFDLSEEAPDKVLHRLYTNLERLKIEGDILAVQIWRTLKLIVAGGDGTASWLLGVVSDLKLAHPPPVATVPLGTGNNLPFSFGWGKKNPCTDQEAVKSFLGLMKHAREIKIDSWHIMLRMRAPKEGPCDPIAPLELPHSLHAFHRVSSSDSLNMEGYHTFRGGFWNYFSMGMDAEVSYAFHTERKRNPEKFKNQLTNQGTYAKLGLKQGWFCASLSQPYSRNIAQLAKVKIMKRAGSHWEELHIHHSIRSIICLNLPSFSGGLNPWGTPGTRRVADRYFTPPFVDDGLIEVVGFRDAWHGLVLLAPNGHGTRLAQAHGIRFEFHKGAADHTFMRVDGEPWKQPLPKDDNTVVVEISHLGQVTMLANEPCRSRSINDPSSPLEAHNSHGDNKDNMDDEDEWEDGKRKFGAADTFKIPDEIDIAHLS, translated from the exons ATGGAATGGGAGACAGTTACCGTGGTCGGTTCTTGTTCTAAGCCATGCGGGCCGTTGGAGGAGTACTGCATTCCAGATTACATTCTGAAGCCAGATGCTGAACAAGTACTTGTCGAACATGCTCCGCTCTGTCCTGTAGTAGTGTTCATCAACTCTAGATCTGGTGGGCAACTTGGAAGTAGCTTGATCAAAACATACCGTGAAGTTCTCAATGAAGCACAG GTTTTTGATCTCTCAGAAGAGGCTCCAGATAAGGTGTTGCACCGTTTATATACGAACCTTGAAAGGCTCAAGATTGAAGGAGACATTCTTGCTGTTCAAATTTGGAGGACGCTGAAGCTAATT GTTGCAGGGGGCGATGGTACAGCAAGCTGGCTGCTTGGGGTAGTCAGTGATCTAAAGCTTGCCCACCCACCTCCGGTCGCAACTGTGCCTCTGGGAACAGGAAATAACCTTCCCTTTTCATTTGGATGG GGAAAGAAGAATCCTTGTACAGACCAAGAGGCTGTAAAATCATTCCTTGGGCTAATGAAGCATGCAAGAGAAATTAAGATTGATAG TTGGCACATCATGTTGAGAATGCGAGCTCCAAAAGAAGGTCCATGTGATCCTATTGCTCCATTAGAGTTGCCTCATTCTTTGCATGCTTTTCATCGTGTGTCAAGTAGTGATTCCCTTAATATG GAAGGTTACCACACATTCCGTGGAGGATTTTGGAATTACTTTAGTATGG GGATGGATGCAGAAGTGTCTTACGCATTTCATACTGAAAGGAAGAGGAATCCAGAGAAGTTCAAGAACCAGCTGACAAATCAG GGTACATATGCTAAGCTTGGACTTAAACAAGGATGGTTTTGTGCTTCTCTAAGTCAGCCATATTCAAG GAATATTGCTCAACTTGCAAAGGTAAAGATCATGAAAAGAGCTGGTAGTCACTGGGAAGAACTTCACATTCATCATAG CATTCGATCAATCATCTGCCTGAACCTGCCTAGTTTTTCTGGAGGTTTGAATCCTTGGGGCACACCTGGCACGAGGAGAGTAGCAGAT AGATATTTCACTCCGCCTTTTGTCGATGATGGCCTTATTGAGGTTGTTGGCTTCCGTGACGCCTGGCATGGGCTGGTTCTGCTGGCTCCTAATGGACATGGCACTCGCCTTGCGCAG GCCCATGGAATCCGTTTCGAGTTCCACAAAGGTGCGGCTGATCACACGTTCATGAGGGTCGATGGGGAGCCATGGAAGCAACCCCTTCCGAAGGACGACAACACCGTCGTCGTGGAGATTTCTCACCTCGGGCAGGTCACCATGCTGGCGAACGAGCCCTGCAGGTCCAGGAGCATCAACGACCCGTCATCACCATTGGAGGCTCACAACAGCCATGGCGATAACAAGGACAACATGGACGACGAGGACGAGTGGGAGGATGGCAAGAGGAAGTTTGGGGCTGCCGATACGTTCAAGATTCCTGACGAGATCGACATTGCTCATCTCAGTTGA